TTTAGTGTGATAATTGCACAATCCAGAGGAGATTGTTGATTTAGAGAATTACTGTATACCTGCCGACAGTAGGTATATTTACATGGTTAACTACACTAAGACCCATCCTTCCTTGACGTAATCAATCAATAGAAAGCAGAGTAAGGTGTCTTATCATATTTCATTCACTAATCAGTGATTTTTttcaaggaaggaaggaaagaagtaTGCACTGAAAGTATGTTGAGTAAACGGGGCCCTGATCCAAAGCGTGGCCCAGACTGGTGATGTGATGTGTTACCAGTTGTTCCTGGTTCTTCATCTGGTCAGCAGCCTGTTTAACCAGCGCTGCTTTGGCCTCCTCTGCTgcctgtttctctttctccaacctctctgcctcttccttcgctctcttcctctcctggtCCAACTCCAGGGCCCTGCGTGTCTGATCCTCCAGCTCTGTATGAGCGTACACAGaatgacacagacagagacagacaaagataCACACACAATTGACAACAATTTATGGCAAATATACTCCGATCCGAGCAAGAATCACACCCATCTTTCCTGATATACATTCACACATTAATCTATATATTTTATGAAACAAGAGGAGTACTCAAATAATCTCCAATGGAATGACAGTGTTTAATTAAAGGCCTCATCTATATTATAAAATCAGATTTCTAGAGGCACCATAATGTCAGCACTACAGCCTCAATGGCTAATACTTGTCCATGACTTCACTCTATGCAAATACACCCCAGGCATGCTATGTCCTGTCCTAACCGAAAAGCTGTGGTGCAACAAGTCAAGGGCCAACAATAGAGAGAATGTTCCCGTAACATGATATAACAGCTGGCAGTGTCATCCTATGCCCATCTCTAACTGATATTCCATTCCTCACTCCTCCTGATAAGAGGCTTGAATGCAAATGTTGTAGCTGTGAACTTGTTCTGTGGTAATTGAGTGTCTGAACACCAGTTGTGTACTATAGTGGGTGTTaaggcgtcagcatgcttcagttcggctggtgCCTCAGCTAGCTGAACCGAATGAGTGTGCTCGCATACTCACTTAAAAGACCTTCCCTTGAAAAACTATAAAAAGGCGTCCATTTTGAGATGacgtagccagtatacacttctaAAAATAGTCAGAATAAATCGAAAATAATTCAataaatctgtcattaattttgacatttttgacaaGGAGATCTTAGTagtgcaattttacatctaactaagttgtttggtgcagtatttctttatttttcagTGTGGCAGAACAGCCGGAAAAAAGGTCTAGAACGAACAAATATGTCACAAAATGTCGTCATAATATATACACAAAGTCTTGAGAATTGTTTCGGCTTGGAAGCACACGGATTCCTTTAGTGTAACACCAAGGTGTTGCTTGCAAGGTTAACCtatgacatttaaaaaataagtgAGAAAATgcaaatcagtcatttttcctctGATGTAtccttagcgtgtgtgtgtgtgtgtgtgtgtgtgtgtgtatacctttcTGGGCCTTTAGCGTCTGTTCCTCAATCTGTCTGAGTCTCTCGATCAGCTcatccttctctttctccatcttctccctctctttctctgcgtGCGCTCGTTTTTTCTTCTCGTTTTCTAGCTGGGCTCTGTAAAACAAAAGACGATGAACATGCCTGGGCTAATAATATATTCAAATTAAGAATTGTAGAATATATATCCCGGTTGACggatatatataaataatattcaATATCAAACTATATATCTATGTATAAAATATTATCATCCCAAAATAGGTACAACATTCTAAGATGCTTTACAAAAAGACACACAAAAATGCACATAACAGTATTGGAAAAACTACTCAatagtcatacttgagtaaaagtgaaaaaGTAAAAGCTATAcataaaattccttatattaagcaaaccagacggcacaattaaaaaatatatgtttttatggacagtcaagggcacactccaacactcatacatgAATTACaaacacagtatatacatttgtgtttagtgagtctgccagatcagaggcagtagggatgacaacgcGTTATATTGGtaggtgtgtgaattggaccataatTCTGTTCTGTCTGAGCATTCGAAATGTAATTTAATTTAAGTACCTTTTGGTTTCAGGGAAACTGtagtggagtaaaaagtacatattttctttaggaatgtagtaaagtaaaagtaaaaagttGTGAAAAATATAAATAGCAAAGTATAGATACACCCCAAAACTATGTAAATAGTCCTTTAAAATAGTTTTACACCACTGCATACAGAGATATGCAGTCCAAGGCTGTTTCTCAATAGCCTCTTTGGACCATCCTGATCTTCAGAGAGCAGCTGTCAGGATGGTAGATCAGACTTGTATCTCATTTTCATTTCTGTAATTCCCTgtatcctctcttctcccctccttttGGGAATCAAGGAAATACAGAGATTTGCCTTTTATGTGGTTCTATTGCAGACCAGACATATTTTCATACAATGCTGCCCCCTTCTGGTCAGAATCACAACCACATGTCTGCATGTGTTCGCCCAGTACTGTACCTCTCCATCTGTTTGTGGTGTTTCTCCTCCCGGGCCTGGGCCTTCATCTGCTGCACCTCGATGGTATCAggcttcctcctcctcatgtacAGCTCGTGGTTCCCCATGCACAGCGCCAGGATACGCTTGTTAATCCGCAACCGTGGTGCGTAGAATACAAAGTCCTgcagtgagaggaggaggggagaaaatGGAAGAGGAAGGGGTTAATTCAATTTACAGGTCATTTACAGACAGTGCAAGGTGGAGCACAGGGGTGGACAACTCTACTCCAATATTATTATTCTTATATTCTCATTGTTTTTTGTACATTGTGTTGTATTATTTCCTCCCACCGTCCCCTGCCTTCCCGGTAGACGGACTTACTGGTGCTTTCTTGTCGATGGGTTTGATGACAAACTTCTTGTCGTTGAAGGAGATGTTTCTGATCTCACTCCAGGGGAAGCCAATCTTTGGTGTCAACCTGGggtggagggaagggaaaacacaGACCGTCTCAACACTATGCTAGTACAGTAATATGCAATAGGAAGATAACTACCCATCTACAGtacattacttgttacttttatttcttattcttatccgtatttctttaaactgcattgttggttaggggctcgcaagtaagcatttcactgtaaggtctacctacacctgttgtatttggtgcatgtgactaataacatttgatttgatgtcagaGAAGTACAAAATGAAACTAGAGGTACCATCCATGGTCAGCAGAGGGCGATAGTGTCATGGAGTATATCAAATAGATAAGTGGACAAATAATTATTCCACATTGTATAAGTCAGTATTGCGTACTTGTCCTCATGTTCGTAGATATTGAGTCCCAGTGCATCCACACCCAGCCACAACTCGGTTCCCTTCTTGTTCTTGATCTCAAAGTAGTTGACTCCATACATTTCCAGGTCCTGGGCTATCTTCAGATACTCCATCACAGAGTCCTCTctatgtacacaaacacacattagaAAGTTATAACTTGTGTACAGGAGAAAGTGTGATACAAACACCCTCATACaaagccacacacacagacagagaccctCATACACAGACCTACCTGAGCATGCCTGTGTGTTCCTCATGCCAGGTCTGTATTCTGTCCTCCCACTGTTCCTTAGTCAACTTGTGCTGCTCCAGCACTctgcagaacacacacagggttatACAAACAGAGCCACAGTAGAGGCCTGGCATCAAAAGACCAAACAGATTTATTGTCAGGGAGTTGAGCCACTGTACTAAAGAACAGCTCATTTAAGAAAGAACACACTCCCtctgagggggacagagagggaacagaggaatGGATATGGGGTACAGACCTCTGTGGCAGCAGGCGGTCGGAGGTTAGGTAACCAGGCTTGTGGACGTCTCTGCTGTAGTCTGCATACTTGGCCTGGACAGAATAGGAGGCCAGCAACACGGCTGTCTCTGGAGGACAGTAGTTCTCATCGTTCAGGATGGCCTCCTTCACCTGGAATGggcagggaacacacacacacgcttgttTGAATACTTTGTTAGGATCTGCAATGTACATTGTGAGTACAAAGGACACACTGTAGaactgtgtgtgtgcgagcgcgcgtgtgtgttacctgcaggaaGAAGAGTCTCTGTGTGATCTCCTGGATGAGTTCCTCAGACACATCCTCAGGGAAGAACTTGGCTCTGAACTTAAACTGCAGAGGGTTCTCCTTCTTCACATCCTGCTGCGTCACCTTCTTATTAAGTTTGAGCCACGTGCTGTAACCTTTACTGTCTGTGTACTGCAGGCCAAAGAACCACACCTCCCGGAGGCCCACTGTCTTCACCACCTGAAAACACAAAATGCAACACAAAATGCATCAATGATTTGCAGGCTATCTATAGGTGCATTggggtgggttgtgtgtgtgaggttggtCTTCTCTGTGGGGATGTTTGGGATGGGGCCGAGGTATTcaagcaatgttgaactttgtttGGCCAGGCCAAGTTGGCAACATGGCTAACAAGAAGGAGCCAGGGGCAACAAACCCAGAGTTATCATTAAAATCAAATCTTATtcacatgcacatatttagcagatgttattgcgggtgtagcgagaTGCTTgttttcctagctccaacagtgcagtaatatctaacaattcacaacacacAAAActaaaaagtaaaagaatggaattaggaaatatgtaaatattaggatgagcaatgtcggagtggtattgactaaaatacagtagaatagaatacagtctatacacatatgagatgagtaaagcagcatGTAAAACATTATtaaaaagtgactagtgatccattattaaagtggccagtgattccatgtctttagggcagcagcctctaaggtgcagggttgagtaaacGGGTGGTAggcggctagtgatggctatttaacagtctgatggccttgagattgaaaaacagcttctagctctcagtcccagctttgatgcacctgtactgacctcgccttctggatggtagcggagtGAAcgggccgtggctcgggtggttgatatccttgatgatctttttggccatcctgtgacatcgggtggtgtaggtgtcctggagggcaggcagtgtgcccccagtgatgcgttgggcagaccgcaccaccctctggagagccctgtggttgcgggcggagcagttgctgtaccaggcggtgatacagcccaacaggatgctctcaattgtgcatcttcAAAGGTTTGAGAgacttaggggccaagccaaatttcttcagcctcctgaggttgaagaggcgctgttgcaccttcttccccgcactgtctgtgtgggtggatcatttcagtttgtcagtgatgtgtatgcagaggaacttgaaactcCACTGCGGTTCCGTCGatggggcgtgctccctctgctatttcctgaagtgcacgatcatctcctttgttttgttgacgaagAGGGGgaagttattttcctggcaccactccaccagggctctcacctcctccttgtaggccgtctcgtcattgttggtaatcaggcctactactgtagtgtcgtctgcaaacttgatgtaTTTTTATGGTGGTGTTGGGGGCTGCTGAATCTGAGAAAATGTTGTAGAGTCCATTTAACAGCATAAACAGACGCAACCGCATGAATGCCCGTCTGTCCCATCTTCAGTTCGTTCCACCCACACaatgtattcggaaagtattcagaccacctggctttttccacattttgttacgttacagccttactctaaaattgattaaattgttaatTTTTTCTCAAATCTACCCATAACGGcaaggcaaaaacaggtttttagaaatgtttgcaaatttaaaaaaaaaaaaaaactgaaatatcacatttacataagttttcagaccctttactctgtactttgcgGAAGAAActatggcagcgattacagcctcgagtcttcttgggtatgacacaacaagcttggcacacctgtattttgagagtttctcccattcttctctgcagatcctctccagctctatcatggttggatggggagcatcgctgcacagctattttcaggtctctccaaagatgttagatcggattcaagtccaggctctggctgggccactaaaggacattcagagacttgtcccaaagccaccaatgcgttgtcttggctgtgtgcttagggtcatagtcctgttggaaggtgaaccttcgcccccagtctgaggtcctgagcgctctggagcaggtttttatcaaggatctctctgtactttgctccgttcatctttccctcgatccggactagtctcccagtccctgccgctgaaaaacatccccacagcatgatgctgccaccaccataattgaccatagggatggtgccaggtgccacttgcattcaggccaaagagttgaatcttggttccatcagaccagagaatctggtttctcatggcctgagtctcctttagatgccttttgggaaactccaatcgggctgtcatgtgctttttactgaggagtggcttcaatcTGGCCACTAacataaaaggcctgattggtggagtgctacagagatggttgtctttctggaaggttctctcatctccacagaggaacactgaagctctgtcagagtgaccatcaggttcttggtcacctccctgaccaaggcccttctcctccgattgctcagtttggcctgtaatccagctctaggaagagtattggtggttccacttcttaaatttaagaatgatggagaccactgttatcctggggacctttaatgctgaagaaatgttttggtactcttccccagatctgcgcctcgacacaatcctgtctcggagttacactgacaattccttcaacctcatggcttggtttttgctctgacatgcactgtcagctattggaccttatatagacaggtgtgtacctttccaaatcatgtccaaataatttaatttaccacaggtggactccaatcaagttgtagaaacatctagaggatgatcaatggaaacaggatgcaggagctcaatttcgagtcgcatagcaaagggtctgaatacttctgtaaaagtttagttttaatacatttgcaaacatttctgaaacctgttttcactttgtcattatggggtatcgtgtgtagattgatgaagaattgtttttatttaatacattttagaataagactggaacgtaacaaaatgtgaaaatgtcaaggggtcggaataccTTCCGAAAGCACTCTCTCAACAAATGGATCCAAAATTGCAGAAGTGGATGAGTATGTGAAGTAGCTATGTGAATAATAATATTGATGCATATCACCATGATGCCGATTTTTGTGCGATAGGAGAAAAAAAAAGTAATATTCAATTAAATATGTTATCATTGACGTCATGAAATTAGCAAATGAGTCTTCTTTATTGTGCTCATCTTACTATAATTCAGAaatgcaaatacacacacacacacactccgttgCACTCAGCTCTGTGGACATACTCTCTCTCAAAAAGAGTCTCTACACTGGGCGAACTGTTGATCCTAGTCTGACGTCAGGTGGCGTCCGTATCtaagcacacatgcacacactgctCCTGTCTTTGTATTTATAACACACACTGAGGCTCTGACAGACAGAAAGCCTGACTCACcggatctctgtctctctgtgtatttgTCAGTCACCATGGAAACCAGCTGTCCAACTGACTGAAGCAGGCCCGATGTGCTCCATCAGCAGCGAACAGCAGTTGGTGGAGGTGTTTAACTATACCTGTGGGGACCAgcagtccccacaagaatagtaaacaaacaaaaattggACCAACTGGTAACATTTTGTTAGGTCAAATGCAATTTCTAGGGGGCTTAGGTTAAGGTAGAATTGATGTTAGAATTAGGTTTGGGGAAAAAAGGATTTTGAATGGTTATAAATTgttaaacatgtgtgtgtgtgtgtgtgtgtctgcgtgcacgTGCAGGTGCAGGCGTGTTGTAGTGAGCATGACAGAGTGTGCATGCGAGAGTAAGTTAAGGTCAATGGAGTCCAATGACTGAGTGGCGCACACACTCTgatgagctgtgaggggaaccaGCAGAGCCCAGTCAACAGAAGAGGATTCCTGTTGAGTCAGAGCTGGGCTCCCTTCCAACACTACAGAATGAACTAGTTGCATTGGGGAGAATTGTCAGACAAAGCTGCAAatgaccactccactccacaaatttcttgttaacaaagtatagtttggcaagtcggttaggacatctactttgtgcatgacacaagtcatttttccaacaattgtttacagacagatttcactgtatcacaattccagtgggtcagaagtttacatacactaagtcgaCTGTATCTTTAaacggcttggaaaattccagaaaatgatgtcatggctttagaagcttctgttaggcatAATTTGAGTaatttgacataatttgagtcaattggagatgtggatgtatttcatggcctaccttcaaactcactgcctctctgcttgacatcatgggaacatctaaagaaatcagccaggaccaaaaaaaaaaaaaaattgtagacctccacaagtctggttcatccttgggagcaatttccaaacgtctgaaggtaccacgttcaacaatagtacaaacaatagtacgcaagtataaacaccatgggaccacgcagccgtcataccgcttaggaaggaacgtactttggtgcgaaaagtgcaaattaatcccagaacaaaggaccttgtgaatatgctggaggaaacaggtacaaaagtatctatatccacagtaaaatgagtcctatttcgacataacctgaaagggcaCTCAGCAGGtatgacagcatcatgttgtgggggtgcttgctgcaggagggactggtgcacttcacaaaatagatgacatcatgatgaAAGGAAAattgtgtgtatatattgaagcaacatcattcaggaagttgaagcttggttgcaaatgggtcttccaaatgaacaatgaccccaagcatacttccaaagttgtgacaaaatggcttaaggacaacaaaatcaaggtattggagtggccatcacaaagccctgacctccatcctatagaaaatgtatgggcagaactgaaaaagcttgtgtgagcaaggaggcctacaaacctgactcagttacaccagctctgtcaggaggaatgggccaaaatttattatgggaagcttgtggaagtttaacaatttaaaggcaatgctaccaaatactaattaagtgtatgtaaacttctgacccactgtgtatgtgatgaaagaaataaaagctgaaataaatcactctctctactattattctgacattcacaaaataaagtggtgatcttaaccgACCTAAgacggaatttttactaggattaaatgtcaagaattgtgaaaaactgagtttaaatgtatttggctaaggtgtatttaaacttcagacttcaactgtacatatctaccccaattacctcgtactcctgcatatatatatatatgggctcCCTTATATATGGGCTCcctattttattttttttcacaCACACAGGCTAGACCAGTCCAGCTCCCAGCCTTGTTGACACTCagcagtgtgtgtttgttgtacGTCAACCCCATGCTTACCTGGACATAAAGCTAGTCTGTAAGTGAGTGGCGTAAGTGAGAAGTAAATTAACCCTATGCTTACCTGGTCATGAAGCTAGTCTGTATGTGAGGGAGTGAGCATGAGAGCTGAATTAAAACCATGCTTACCTGGTCAAAGAGCTGTTTGCCGGTGGTGTTGGGCTGGATGGCAAACTCCAGCTCTGCATCCATGGTGGTGACACGCACATTGAtctatacacagacacacatgttaACTTCACCAAAGATACGTTTATACAAGTATGCGTCACAAAGCCCACGTGGCAGGCTGCTCCCCCCTCTATCAGTCTACTCAGCTGCACCCCGTCCCCTTTATCTCACAGCTGGAGAGAAGAGAACACATATTGTTACTGTATACAGCAGCCACGACTGAACCCAGTACACTGCATGGGACACATTGCTGCATGGGAATTAGAGCGAGGGAGCCAGGAGCTAAAGCCTAATGTGTGTTCACATGGATGTTGGATTTAATCAGACTGTGTTGAGTGGGCACCTGTGTGCAGTCTTCTGCTGAAGATGTGAGGGAGAGTGTGTGGTCCACTGCTTAGAATTCTTCTAGAAATATCCCTATCCTCTCGTAggacatctacacacacacattgtcattTCCTAATTTGGGTCAACTACCCCTTTAAGTTGAGCAACGATGTAGCCAAGAGGGCTGTGCCACAAACATGAAGACgaaaacactctctctcacacacacacacacacacacacacacaatagcagtGATTTGGCACCAGAATAGCAG
Above is a genomic segment from Oncorhynchus nerka isolate Pitt River linkage group LG1, Oner_Uvic_2.0, whole genome shotgun sequence containing:
- the LOC115128525 gene encoding radixin-like isoform X1, giving the protein MPKPINVRVTTMDAELEFAIQPNTTGKQLFDQVVKTVGLREVWFFGLQYTDSKGYSTWLKLNKKVTQQDVKKENPLQFKFRAKFFPEDVSEELIQEITQRLFFLQVKEAILNDENYCPPETAVLLASYSVQAKYADYSRDVHKPGYLTSDRLLPQRVLEQHKLTKEQWEDRIQTWHEEHTGMLREDSVMEYLKIAQDLEMYGVNYFEIKNKKGTELWLGVDALGLNIYEHEDKLTPKIGFPWSEIRNISFNDKKFVIKPIDKKAPDFVFYAPRLRINKRILALCMGNHELYMRRRKPDTIEVQQMKAQAREEKHHKQMERAQLENEKKKRAHAEKEREKMEKEKDELIERLRQIEEQTLKAQKELEDQTRRALELDQERKRAKEEAERLEKEKQAAEEAKAALVKQAADQMKNQEQLAAELGEFTAKIALLEEAKRKKEEEATEWQHKAISAQEDLEKTKEELKSVMSSPPAPEHDEQDETNAEGSTELHSDGVTSHHSEEERVTEAQKNERVKEQLQALSSELAQARDDTKKTQNDMLHAENVKAGRDKYKTLRQIRQGNTKQRIDEFESM
- the LOC115128525 gene encoding radixin-like isoform X2, giving the protein MDAELEFAIQPNTTGKQLFDQVVKTVGLREVWFFGLQYTDSKGYSTWLKLNKKVTQQDVKKENPLQFKFRAKFFPEDVSEELIQEITQRLFFLQVKEAILNDENYCPPETAVLLASYSVQAKYADYSRDVHKPGYLTSDRLLPQRVLEQHKLTKEQWEDRIQTWHEEHTGMLREDSVMEYLKIAQDLEMYGVNYFEIKNKKGTELWLGVDALGLNIYEHEDKLTPKIGFPWSEIRNISFNDKKFVIKPIDKKAPDFVFYAPRLRINKRILALCMGNHELYMRRRKPDTIEVQQMKAQAREEKHHKQMERAQLENEKKKRAHAEKEREKMEKEKDELIERLRQIEEQTLKAQKELEDQTRRALELDQERKRAKEEAERLEKEKQAAEEAKAALVKQAADQMKNQEQLAAELGEFTAKIALLEEAKRKKEEEATEWQHKAISAQEDLEKTKEELKSVMSSPPAPEHDEQDETNAEGSTELHSDGVTSHHSEEERVTEAQKNERVKEQLQALSSELAQARDDTKKTQNDMLHAENVKAGRDKYKTLRQIRQGNTKQRIDEFESM